A genomic stretch from Edaphobacter aggregans includes:
- a CDS encoding PQQ-dependent sugar dehydrogenase — protein MRRSPFAKFHVLAPFVVTTLLPLALHAQQTITGQAAFADYTQQKPGVRRKITVADLPEPKPSESVDNGPSLVQRPEGAWPIAPPGFTVQLYAGGDAATPMQRSENKKETHPPTSGTFVMPRIIHTAPNGDLFVADSQAGSIFVLRGVTAAGKASTVSSFATGLDHPFGIAFYPSGPNPQWIYVGNATTVVRFAYKSGDLKATNAPETIVPDIPGYAQLRGGGHWTRDVVFSADGKHMLVSVGSGSNADDPDTHPKEFHRADVLEYTPEGKFVEVYAYGIRNCVGEAINSVTGQLWCSTNERDALGNNLVPDYVTSVKEGGFYGWPWFYMGGHQDPRLMGTHPELKSKVITPDVLVQPHMASLGMTFYPTSKSTFPSQYDGDGFAAEHGSWNRANRGGYEVIRIPMKNGKATGEYEDFLTGFVTADGQVWGRPVGVAVGHDGALYVTDDGSRSIWRVTYTGK, from the coding sequence ATGAGACGTTCGCCCTTCGCAAAGTTCCACGTATTAGCTCCTTTCGTCGTGACCACGCTTCTTCCTTTGGCGCTCCATGCGCAACAGACGATCACCGGCCAGGCCGCCTTCGCCGACTACACACAGCAGAAACCGGGCGTCCGGCGCAAGATCACCGTGGCCGATCTACCTGAACCTAAACCGTCTGAATCGGTCGACAACGGCCCCAGTCTTGTCCAAAGGCCTGAGGGTGCATGGCCCATCGCTCCTCCGGGATTTACGGTTCAGCTTTATGCGGGCGGCGATGCAGCCACTCCAATGCAGCGATCCGAAAACAAGAAAGAAACGCACCCGCCCACCTCTGGAACTTTCGTGATGCCTCGTATCATCCACACTGCACCCAATGGCGATCTCTTCGTGGCGGACTCGCAGGCTGGCTCCATATTTGTGCTGCGCGGCGTAACCGCCGCCGGTAAGGCATCCACCGTCAGCAGCTTTGCTACTGGCCTCGATCACCCCTTTGGCATCGCGTTTTACCCCTCCGGCCCGAATCCTCAATGGATCTACGTCGGAAACGCCACGACCGTCGTTAGATTCGCCTACAAGTCCGGAGATTTAAAGGCAACCAACGCGCCTGAGACAATCGTGCCCGATATCCCCGGCTATGCCCAACTCCGTGGCGGTGGCCACTGGACGCGGGACGTTGTCTTCTCCGCTGACGGCAAGCATATGCTCGTGTCGGTTGGAAGTGGATCGAACGCCGATGATCCTGACACCCATCCCAAAGAGTTCCATCGTGCGGATGTGCTGGAGTACACCCCTGAGGGCAAATTTGTCGAGGTGTACGCCTACGGTATTCGTAACTGCGTCGGCGAAGCGATCAACTCTGTTACGGGTCAGCTCTGGTGTTCAACCAACGAGCGCGACGCCCTGGGAAACAATCTGGTTCCAGATTATGTGACCTCAGTTAAGGAAGGCGGCTTCTATGGTTGGCCCTGGTTCTATATGGGGGGTCATCAGGATCCGCGACTTATGGGCACCCATCCTGAACTCAAGTCCAAGGTCATTACCCCCGATGTTCTGGTTCAACCCCACATGGCGTCGCTCGGAATGACCTTTTACCCTACCAGTAAATCCACCTTCCCGTCCCAATATGACGGTGACGGATTCGCCGCCGAACACGGGTCCTGGAACCGTGCTAATCGCGGAGGCTACGAGGTCATCCGAATCCCGATGAAGAACGGCAAAGCCACGGGCGAGTACGAGGATTTTCTTACCGGGTTCGTCACTGCAGATGGACAGGTCTGGGGCAGACCGGTAGGAGTAGCTGTAGGGCACGATGGCGCTCTCTACGTTACAGATGATGGTTCTCGCAGCATCTGGCGCGTGACCTACACCGGGAAATAG
- a CDS encoding aldo/keto reductase, with protein sequence MNKEPTLSAAAAGTFTIGGDLTVNRMGYGAMRITGPGVWGPPADKAAALATLRQAIELGVNLIDTADSYGPGTSEELIAEALYPYPAGLVIATKGGWERPGPGQWTHNASPKHLTKALEGSLKRLRLDRVDVYQLHAPDNAVSFEASVEALARLREQGRIRHVALSNVTREHIERARKIVPIVSVQNRYSFADRESDFIVDYCEQNNIAFLPWAPLGQAKEAHDAIKKVAKDLDATPLQVALAWLLKRSKVILPIPGTSSIKHLEENIAAAGLELPQSAYNQLSAVSHTPASLRG encoded by the coding sequence ATGAATAAGGAACCGACTCTTTCAGCCGCAGCTGCCGGCACATTCACCATCGGTGGTGATCTCACGGTTAACCGGATGGGCTATGGCGCGATGCGCATCACGGGACCAGGCGTGTGGGGACCCCCCGCAGACAAGGCCGCTGCGCTGGCGACGCTTCGGCAGGCGATTGAACTCGGAGTGAACCTGATTGATACGGCCGACTCCTACGGTCCTGGCACATCCGAAGAGCTGATCGCAGAGGCACTCTACCCATATCCGGCTGGATTAGTGATCGCAACCAAGGGTGGATGGGAACGTCCAGGCCCCGGCCAATGGACGCATAATGCCAGCCCGAAACATCTCACCAAAGCGCTTGAGGGGAGTCTGAAACGTCTGCGCCTGGACCGAGTTGATGTTTATCAACTGCACGCCCCCGATAATGCTGTCTCCTTCGAGGCTTCGGTCGAAGCACTGGCCAGACTGCGCGAGCAAGGTAGGATACGTCATGTCGCGCTCTCGAATGTGACTCGTGAACATATTGAGAGGGCTCGCAAAATCGTGCCGATTGTCTCTGTGCAAAACCGCTACAGCTTCGCCGACCGGGAGTCAGACTTCATCGTTGATTATTGCGAGCAGAACAACATCGCTTTCCTTCCGTGGGCTCCCCTGGGTCAGGCAAAGGAGGCACACGATGCCATTAAGAAAGTTGCGAAAGATCTTGATGCAACTCCTTTGCAGGTCGCCTTGGCGTGGCTGCTCAAACGGTCTAAGGTGATTCTGCCTATCCCCGGAACATCTTCGATCAAGCACCTGGAGGAGAATATCGCTGCTGCGGGTCTCGAACTCCCTCAGTCCGCGTACAACCAGTTGTCCGCCGTAAGCCATACGCCTGCAAGCCTGCGGGGCTAA
- a CDS encoding TetR/AcrR family transcriptional regulator encodes MPNKRSRGEVRNGKLQKVAAELFLKRGYEGVSIDKIVELAGGSKSTVYSKFGGKCGLFISSIENLCRESNEPLTQIDYTGLNLEESLKKLSFHILKLITAKRSVELHRLAIGEAVNCPEVGEAWYTHGPARTTSFIRALLESRRNELRKTTIPIERMAVILHDSLTGDILYRLLAGVGKHENDEELERLACAAVDVILGNVCSNVA; translated from the coding sequence ATGCCTAACAAGCGGTCGCGGGGAGAGGTTCGAAACGGCAAGCTTCAAAAAGTCGCAGCAGAGCTGTTTCTGAAGCGCGGCTACGAGGGCGTCTCCATCGACAAGATTGTCGAGTTGGCGGGCGGTTCGAAGAGTACGGTCTACAGCAAATTCGGCGGGAAGTGCGGGCTGTTCATCAGCAGTATTGAGAACCTGTGCCGCGAGTCGAACGAACCGCTCACGCAGATCGATTACACAGGCTTAAACCTTGAAGAGAGCCTCAAGAAGCTCTCTTTTCACATCCTGAAGCTCATCACTGCAAAACGGTCCGTGGAGCTTCATCGTCTCGCCATTGGCGAGGCCGTAAACTGCCCCGAAGTAGGAGAGGCATGGTATACGCACGGTCCCGCCAGAACGACCTCGTTCATACGAGCTCTGTTGGAAAGTCGTCGCAACGAGCTGCGAAAGACAACGATTCCAATTGAACGGATGGCGGTAATCCTTCACGACTCATTGACAGGAGACATCCTCTACCGCCTGTTGGCAGGAGTCGGTAAACATGAAAATGATGAAGAGCTCGAGCGATTGGCTTGCGCTGCCGTCGACGTCATTCTAGGGAACGTTTGTAGCAACGTGGCTTAA
- a CDS encoding sigma-54-dependent Fis family transcriptional regulator, giving the protein MESFDKNEALEGPDTIESRLRLVIDTIPCLILRAKPDGAFDFINQRWLEFTGLTLEEVQGWGWRAALHPEDAGRVVRDWRAALAEGEPFETEARIRRVDGAYRWFLLRNVPLRDELKRIVQWYGTGHDTEDLKQAKDRLMLAIDTTPALLHTGRPDGYLDYFNRRWLEYLGLSLDDICGWRWTRAIHPDDVEEMVKNWRLCLATGEPFEAEARVRRADGEYRWQFHRKVSLLGPSGAIVKWYGSSIDIEDRRRAEDGLRRSEFYLAEGQRIAHVGSWAFGPEGFDYWSPELFRMYGLDPGSKAPGVQEYLDCIHPQDRESMASLIELVLTEALAFDTTKRIVRPDGEVRYIRCVSAPIVDNQSLKKYIGSAIDVTEHVLLTQELQRREAYLAEAQRLSQTGSFGWRPDSGEIVWSDETYRIFEFDCTLKLTMDSLVRRVHPDDRPDFLKVIESASTGATQFEHTYRLLMPDGSVKHVHALAHASQDASGNREFVGAATDVTSIKRAEQELRKSEAYLAEAQRLSHTGSWAWNATTGEPGYWSEECYRVLGFDPAEPLPPLETFFQRIQPDDHRAAVREQFERAIRDKAELELDLSFVHPITGIRNLHSVSHAVLDQCGDLREIVGTVIDITESKRAEQTLRQSEAELRQLIDVIPQQVVVFDSDWGPLFANERELEYTGLTRQEAQSGDAIARIFHPEDLQKLEFLRKRALTDGSSFEMEARIKGNDGQFRWFLIRDNPLRDEDGRVVRWYGTRTDIEDRKRAEGSLQQALEEIKTLRDQLYKENIALREEIDKTSMFEEIVGASPALKAVLVKVAKVAPTDSTVLITGETGTGKELIARAIHKRSKRSARAFVSVNCAAVPRDLIASELFGHEKGAFTGATQRRLGRFELAEGGTIFLDEIGELPLETQIALLRVLQEREFERVGGNQPIRAEVRVIAATNRDLEAAIAASTFRSDLYYRLNVFPVEIPPLRERGDDIPLLVEYFIDRYARKAGKSIRRINKRSLELLQAYPWPGNIRELQNIVERSVIVCETENFSIDESWLSRRPHANSSGEPELTQKLAAKEKEMIETALKECGGRVFGPLGAAAKLGMPRSTLESRIRSLKIDKNRFKPAAV; this is encoded by the coding sequence ATGGAGTCTTTTGATAAGAATGAAGCTCTTGAGGGGCCAGACACGATTGAGAGCCGGCTTCGGCTCGTAATCGACACCATCCCCTGTCTAATCCTGCGCGCTAAGCCTGACGGCGCATTCGACTTCATCAATCAGCGCTGGCTGGAATTTACAGGGCTCACATTGGAGGAGGTACAGGGCTGGGGCTGGCGCGCTGCCCTTCATCCTGAGGATGCCGGAAGAGTCGTGAGGGATTGGCGTGCGGCTTTGGCTGAGGGGGAGCCCTTCGAGACTGAAGCACGCATTCGTCGTGTTGACGGAGCGTATCGCTGGTTTCTGCTTCGTAACGTACCCCTGCGAGATGAACTGAAACGCATTGTTCAGTGGTATGGAACAGGTCACGACACTGAGGATCTGAAACAAGCCAAAGATCGCCTCATGCTCGCGATCGACACGACTCCCGCGCTGTTACACACTGGCCGTCCTGACGGGTACCTCGATTACTTTAATCGTCGCTGGTTAGAGTACCTGGGACTTTCTTTGGACGATATATGCGGCTGGCGGTGGACCAGGGCGATTCATCCCGACGACGTTGAGGAGATGGTTAAGAATTGGCGCTTGTGTCTGGCAACGGGAGAACCGTTCGAAGCCGAAGCTCGAGTGCGACGGGCAGATGGAGAATACCGCTGGCAATTCCACCGCAAAGTATCGCTGCTCGGCCCATCGGGCGCAATCGTCAAGTGGTATGGGTCCAGTATTGACATCGAAGACCGAAGGCGCGCCGAAGATGGGTTGCGTAGAAGCGAGTTTTATCTCGCGGAGGGGCAGCGCATCGCGCACGTCGGAAGCTGGGCCTTCGGTCCTGAAGGATTCGACTACTGGTCTCCTGAATTATTTCGGATGTACGGCCTCGATCCGGGCAGCAAAGCACCCGGTGTCCAGGAATACCTAGACTGTATCCACCCACAAGACCGTGAATCGATGGCGAGCCTGATCGAGCTTGTCCTGACGGAAGCCTTGGCCTTCGATACCACTAAGCGCATCGTGCGACCCGATGGTGAGGTCCGCTACATACGCTGTGTCAGCGCTCCTATTGTCGATAATCAAAGCCTCAAAAAGTATATCGGCAGCGCCATAGACGTTACAGAGCACGTGTTGTTAACCCAGGAACTCCAACGCCGGGAAGCTTACTTGGCGGAAGCTCAGCGCCTTAGTCAGACTGGCAGCTTCGGGTGGAGACCCGATAGCGGAGAGATTGTCTGGTCAGACGAAACCTATCGTATCTTCGAGTTCGACTGCACACTAAAGCTAACAATGGATTCCTTGGTGCGACGTGTACATCCCGATGATCGCCCCGACTTTCTGAAGGTTATCGAGAGTGCCTCCACGGGGGCGACACAGTTCGAGCATACCTATCGTTTGCTGATGCCTGACGGGAGTGTCAAGCACGTCCACGCCCTGGCCCACGCATCACAAGATGCATCCGGCAACCGAGAGTTTGTCGGGGCGGCAACCGACGTTACGTCGATCAAACGAGCGGAACAGGAACTCCGCAAAAGCGAAGCGTACTTGGCAGAAGCACAGAGGCTCAGCCACACCGGCAGTTGGGCCTGGAACGCTACGACCGGTGAACCCGGTTACTGGTCGGAGGAGTGCTATCGCGTGTTGGGTTTTGACCCCGCTGAGCCACTACCGCCACTCGAAACATTTTTTCAGCGGATCCAACCGGATGACCATCGGGCCGCAGTCCGGGAGCAGTTCGAAAGAGCCATCCGCGACAAAGCGGAGCTTGAACTGGATTTGAGTTTCGTGCACCCCATCACTGGAATCAGGAACCTCCACTCCGTAAGCCATGCGGTCCTCGACCAATGCGGCGACTTGCGTGAAATAGTGGGGACCGTGATCGACATTACCGAGAGCAAGCGTGCGGAACAGACTTTGCGTCAAAGCGAAGCGGAGCTTCGACAGCTTATTGATGTGATTCCACAACAGGTCGTCGTTTTCGACTCGGACTGGGGACCTTTGTTTGCGAACGAGCGAGAGTTGGAATACACCGGGCTTACTCGGCAAGAGGCGCAGTCGGGAGACGCGATTGCCAGAATCTTTCATCCGGAAGATCTACAGAAGCTAGAGTTTCTTCGAAAACGAGCACTCACCGACGGCTCCTCGTTTGAGATGGAAGCACGAATCAAAGGGAATGACGGGCAATTCCGCTGGTTTCTGATTCGAGATAATCCGCTGCGAGATGAAGATGGTCGCGTCGTTCGGTGGTATGGCACGCGCACCGACATCGAGGATCGCAAACGAGCCGAGGGCAGTCTGCAACAGGCTCTCGAAGAAATTAAGACGTTGAGGGACCAGCTCTACAAAGAGAACATCGCGTTACGTGAAGAGATTGACAAGACATCCATGTTCGAGGAGATCGTGGGCGCTTCGCCTGCATTGAAGGCCGTCCTCGTGAAGGTCGCCAAGGTCGCGCCGACCGACTCCACCGTTCTGATCACGGGCGAAACCGGCACCGGCAAGGAACTGATCGCGCGAGCTATCCACAAGCGGTCAAAGCGTTCAGCACGAGCGTTTGTGAGTGTGAACTGCGCGGCAGTCCCGCGTGACTTGATCGCGTCGGAGTTGTTCGGCCATGAGAAGGGGGCTTTTACTGGCGCGACCCAGCGACGCCTTGGCCGGTTTGAATTGGCCGAAGGAGGCACAATCTTCCTCGACGAGATCGGGGAACTTCCTCTGGAGACACAGATCGCTCTCTTGCGGGTTCTACAGGAGCGCGAGTTCGAGCGGGTCGGGGGAAACCAGCCGATTCGCGCTGAGGTGCGAGTGATCGCCGCAACGAACCGCGACCTGGAGGCGGCCATTGCCGCAAGCACTTTTCGCAGTGACCTCTATTACCGGCTCAACGTCTTTCCGGTCGAAATTCCCCCTCTGCGCGAGCGGGGAGATGACATTCCCTTGCTCGTCGAATACTTCATCGACCGCTACGCAAGGAAAGCGGGAAAAAGCATACGTCGGATCAACAAGCGGAGCCTGGAGTTGCTACAGGCTTATCCTTGGCCTGGCAATATACGCGAATTGCAAAACATCGTCGAGCGATCGGTGATCGTATGTGAGACGGAAAATTTCTCGATCGACGAGAGTTGGCTGTCGCGGCGGCCTCACGCCAACAGTTCAGGTGAGCCTGAACTCACGCAAAAGCTTGCCGCGAAGGAGAAAGAGATGATTGAGACTGCCTTGAAAGAGTGCGGCGGACGCGTGTTCGGGCCCTTGGGTGCGGCTGCAAAGCTCGGGATGCCACGGTCTACCCTCGAGTCCAGGATCAGATCGCTGAAGATCGACAAGAACCGCTTCAAACCTGCCGCGGTCTGA